One window of Triticum dicoccoides isolate Atlit2015 ecotype Zavitan chromosome 5A, WEW_v2.0, whole genome shotgun sequence genomic DNA carries:
- the LOC119303531 gene encoding CASP-like protein 1U3, which produces MPCDGDGDESKGRLKAVNVAARVVAMGLAVASAALMVTASQCTIVLPNGAEAHTVTYSDFGPFVYLVVANAIAAVMVGVAIFLSVWKKGSGKCSKVLVPLLDVTAPALLYSATGAAFATTEYMSYCSPRGRGRVSVCDGTVRGTNNFCSQVHMAMYISLAAAGAVSAAELVKNLKLSFCSSGSDCESDAGCEHGCHHKH; this is translated from the exons ATGCCTTGCGATGGCGATGGCGACGAGTCGAAAGGCCGCCTGAAAGCGGTCAACGTCGCCGCCCGCGTCGTCGCCATGGGGCTCGCCGTGGCTTCGGCGGCTCTCATGGTCACGGCCAGCCAGTGCACCATCGTCCTCCCGAACGGCGCCGAGGCACACACCGTCACTTACAGCGACTTCGGCCCCTTTGT GTACCTGGTGGTGGCGAACGCCATTGCGGCGGTCATGGTGGGGGTGGCCATCTTCCTGAGCGTGTGGAAGAAGGGCAGCGGCAAGTGCTCCAAGGTGCTCGTGCCGCTCCTCGACGTCACCGCGCCGGCGCTGCTCTACTCGGCGACCGGCGCCGCCTTCGCCACCACCGAGTACATGTCCTACTGCTCACCGCGCGGGCGCGGGCGCGTCAGCGTCTGCGATGGCACCGTCCGGGGCACAAATAACTTCTGCAGCCAGGTGCACATGGCCATGTACATCTCGCTGGCCGCCGCCGGCGCCGTGTCGGCCGCGGAGCTGGTGAAGAACTTGAAGCTGTCCTTCTGCAGCTCCGGGTCGGACTGCGAATCGGACGCCGGCTGCGAGCATGGGTGCCACCACAAGCATTAG
- the LOC119300207 gene encoding CASP-like protein 1U1 codes for MAEMSGAKAASLALRIVALALSVGAAVVMGSVVSYNSALVYFVVGSVVSAVCSALALYLFVVHGGGGSIVVSLLDAAAQALLFSASGAALAARGCFAGGADAFRGRVGIAAAVGTFAAAAVLVAALAGNAPR; via the exons ATGGCCGAGATGAGCGGGGCGAAGGCGGCGAGCCTCGCCTTGCGCATCGTGGCGCTGGCGCTGTCGGTGGGCGCCGCCGTCGTGATGGGCAGCGTCGTCTCCTACAACAGCGCTCTGGT CTACTTCGTGGTGGGCAGCGTCGTCTCGGCCGTCTGCTCGGCGCTGGCGCTCTACCTGTTCGTCGTGCACGGGGGCGGCGGCTCGATCGTCGTGTCTCTCCTCGACGCCGCCGCGCAGGCCCTCCTGTTCTCGGCGTCCGGCGCGGCGCTCGCCGCGCGCGGCTGCTTCGCCGGCGGGGCGGACGCGTTCCGCGGGAGGGTGGGCATCGCGGCGGCCGTTGGCACGTTCGCGGCCGCTGCCGTCTTGGTCGCGGCGCTGGCAGGGAACGCGCCACGCTAG